From the Pectobacterium carotovorum genome, one window contains:
- the pcp gene encoding pyroglutamyl-peptidase I — protein sequence MKTVLITAFEPFEGEAINPSWEAVKVLHQREVGGARVVACRLSCVFDVSLEQLYRAIAEWQPEVVIAVGQAGGRADISVERVAININDARIADNRGNQPIDTPVVEKGPAAYFSTLPVKALVQALRVAGIPASVSQTAGTFVCNHVMYGLLHHLHQQGDVVRGGFVHIPYSPEQAARHPGEPSMPTPLVTAALEVMIKQSLVQQVDVAVTGGALH from the coding sequence ATGAAAACCGTTTTGATTACGGCGTTTGAACCTTTTGAGGGTGAAGCGATTAATCCCTCATGGGAAGCGGTAAAAGTGCTTCACCAGCGGGAAGTCGGCGGCGCACGCGTGGTCGCCTGCCGTTTATCTTGTGTTTTTGATGTGTCGCTGGAACAGCTTTACCGTGCCATCGCGGAATGGCAACCGGAAGTGGTGATTGCGGTGGGGCAGGCGGGCGGTCGCGCTGATATTTCTGTCGAACGCGTGGCGATTAATATTAATGATGCCCGCATTGCCGATAACCGAGGCAACCAACCGATTGACACGCCCGTAGTCGAAAAGGGGCCAGCGGCGTATTTCTCGACGCTGCCGGTGAAAGCGTTGGTGCAGGCGTTACGTGTGGCGGGCATTCCTGCCTCGGTATCGCAAACTGCGGGGACGTTTGTCTGTAACCATGTGATGTACGGGCTTTTACATCACCTGCACCAACAGGGCGATGTGGTGCGCGGCGGGTTCGTTCACATCCCCTATTCGCCGGAACAGGCTGCGCGACATCCCGGTGAACCGAGCATGCCTACGCCGCTCGTGACGGCGGCGCTGGAAGTGATGATCAAGCAGTCGCTGGTGCAGCAGGTGGATGTGGCGGTGACGGGTGGCGCGCTGCATTAG
- the nei gene encoding endonuclease VIII, producing the protein MPEGPEIRRAADKLVEAVVGKTLTRVWFAFPELKPYEAELVGQQVRQIETRGKALLTYFSNDRVLYSHNQLYGVWRVVNAGESPETKRDLRVRLETQDRAILLYSASDIEMLTQETLSTHPFLQRVGPDVLDLSLTQEQVYERLLLPRFRRRQFSGLLLDQAFLAGLGNYLRVEILWQAQLAPQHTAAQLNEDQLQTLSQALLEIPRLSYNTRGTVDENRHHGAIFSFKVFHREGERCERCGGIIERTMLSSRPFYWCPGCQK; encoded by the coding sequence ATGCCGGAAGGACCGGAAATTCGCCGGGCGGCCGATAAGCTGGTTGAGGCCGTTGTGGGAAAAACGCTGACGCGAGTCTGGTTTGCGTTTCCAGAACTGAAGCCATACGAAGCAGAATTGGTCGGGCAGCAGGTCAGGCAGATTGAAACGCGCGGAAAAGCGCTGCTGACCTATTTTAGCAACGATCGGGTGCTGTATAGCCACAACCAGCTGTATGGCGTGTGGCGAGTCGTAAATGCTGGTGAGTCGCCGGAAACGAAGCGGGATTTGCGCGTCCGGCTGGAAACGCAGGATCGCGCCATTCTGCTTTATAGCGCGTCCGATATTGAAATGCTGACGCAGGAGACGCTCTCGACGCATCCTTTCCTGCAACGTGTTGGCCCTGATGTCTTGGATCTCTCACTGACACAGGAACAGGTGTATGAGCGTCTGTTATTACCGCGCTTTCGCCGTCGCCAGTTTAGTGGGCTGCTGTTGGATCAGGCATTTCTTGCGGGACTAGGGAATTACCTGCGCGTCGAGATTCTCTGGCAGGCACAGCTGGCGCCGCAACATACAGCAGCACAGCTGAATGAGGACCAGTTGCAGACGTTAAGTCAGGCGCTGCTGGAGATTCCCCGATTGTCCTACAACACGCGCGGCACCGTTGATGAAAATCGACATCACGGGGCGATTTTTTCGTTCAAGGTTTTCCATCGTGAAGGGGAACGCTGTGAGCGCTGCGGTGGAATCATCGAAAGAACCATGCTGTCATCACGCCCATTCTATTGGTGCCCGGGTTGCCAGAAGTAG
- a CDS encoding citrate synthase produces the protein MADKKATLTLEGKEPIELNVLSGTLGHDEIDIRPLGSKGYFTFDPGFTSTASCESKITYIDGDEGILLHRGFPIAQLAEKSNYLEVCYILLFGEVPTVEQYETFKTTVTRHTMIHEQITRLFHGFRRDSHPMAVLCGVTGALAAFYHDSLDINIERHREIAAYRLLSKMPTVAAMCYKYSLGQPFVYPKNNLSYAGNFLHMMFSTPCEEYVVNPVLERAMDRILILHADHEQNASTSTVRTAGSSGANPFACIAAGIASLWGPAHGGANEACLRMLEEISSVEHIPAFIERAKDKNDSFRLMGFGHRVYKNHDPRATVMRETCHEVLKELGRKDDLLEVAMELEHIALNDPYFIEKKLYPNVDFYSGIILKAMGIPSSMFTVIFAMARTVGWIAHWNEMHDDGIKIARPRQLYTGYDKRDFASNLKHD, from the coding sequence ATGGCTGATAAAAAAGCAACACTTACTCTAGAAGGTAAAGAACCAATTGAGCTAAATGTCCTATCCGGCACACTAGGACATGATGAGATTGATATTCGTCCCCTCGGTTCCAAAGGTTACTTCACATTTGACCCCGGTTTTACCTCTACTGCATCTTGCGAATCAAAGATTACCTATATCGACGGTGACGAAGGCATTCTGCTGCACCGCGGCTTCCCGATTGCCCAACTGGCTGAAAAATCTAATTATCTTGAAGTGTGTTACATCCTGCTGTTCGGTGAAGTCCCGACGGTAGAACAGTATGAAACCTTCAAGACGACCGTGACTCGCCACACCATGATCCATGAGCAGATTACCCGTCTGTTCCACGGTTTCCGTCGCGATTCACACCCAATGGCCGTATTGTGCGGCGTGACTGGCGCGCTGGCGGCGTTCTACCACGATTCACTGGACATTAACATTGAGCGCCACCGTGAAATCGCGGCCTATCGCCTGCTGTCCAAAATGCCGACCGTCGCAGCAATGTGCTACAAATATTCACTGGGTCAGCCGTTTGTTTATCCGAAAAACAACCTGTCCTACGCGGGTAACTTCCTGCACATGATGTTCTCTACGCCTTGTGAAGAATATGTTGTGAATCCGGTGCTGGAACGCGCCATGGACCGTATTCTGATCCTGCATGCCGATCACGAACAAAACGCTTCAACCTCTACCGTCCGTACCGCTGGCTCGTCTGGTGCGAACCCGTTTGCCTGTATCGCCGCGGGGATCGCCTCGCTGTGGGGACCGGCGCACGGTGGCGCGAACGAAGCCTGTCTGCGTATGCTGGAAGAAATCAGCAGCGTGGAACACATTCCTGCGTTTATCGAGCGTGCAAAAGACAAGAACGACTCCTTCCGTCTGATGGGCTTCGGTCACCGTGTGTACAAAAACCACGACCCGCGCGCTACCGTCATGCGTGAAACCTGCCATGAAGTGTTGAAAGAGTTGGGTAGAAAAGATGACCTGCTGGAAGTGGCGATGGAGCTGGAACATATCGCGCTGAACGACCCGTACTTCATTGAGAAGAAACTGTACCCGAACGTGGACTTCTACTCCGGTATCATCCTGAAAGCGATGGGTATTCCGTCTTCCATGTTCACCGTTATCTTCGCGATGGCGCGTACCGTGGGCTGGATTGCGCACTGGAACGAAATGCACGACGACGGCATCAAGATTGCCCGTCCGCGTCAGCTGTATACTGGCTATGACAAACGTGACTTCGCATCCAATCTGAAACACGATTAA
- the sdhC gene encoding succinate dehydrogenase cytochrome b556 subunit, translating to MGKSVKKQRPVNLELQTIQFPVTAIASILHRVSGVITFVAVGILLWLLGTSLSSEEGFLRAAEIMDSFIVKFIVWGILVALAYHIVGGLRHLLMDFGYIEEDLAAGKRSANISFIITVVLSILAGVLVW from the coding sequence GTGGGCAAATCCGTGAAAAAACAAAGACCTGTCAATCTGGAATTGCAGACGATCCAGTTTCCCGTTACTGCGATAGCATCTATTCTTCACCGCGTCTCCGGCGTTATCACCTTTGTCGCTGTCGGTATTTTACTGTGGCTGTTGGGCACTTCTCTTTCTTCAGAGGAAGGGTTCCTGCGCGCTGCGGAAATTATGGATAGCTTCATCGTTAAATTTATCGTTTGGGGCATCCTCGTTGCGTTGGCTTATCACATTGTTGGTGGTTTACGTCATCTCTTGATGGATTTTGGCTATATAGAAGAAGACCTTGCCGCAGGTAAGCGTTCTGCAAATATCTCCTTTATTATTACTGTCGTGCTTTCAATTCTGGCTGGAGTCCTCGTATGGTAA
- the sdhD gene encoding succinate dehydrogenase membrane anchor subunit codes for MVSNASALGRNGVHDWLLIRASAIVIVLYVIYIIGFIATAGDITYEIWRGFFAMALTKVFTLLTLFSILVHAWIGMWQVLTDYIKPLALRLTLQLAIVVALLVYVIYGTIVVWGA; via the coding sequence ATGGTAAGCAATGCTTCTGCGTTAGGACGCAATGGCGTACACGATTGGTTACTGATTCGCGCTTCCGCCATCGTCATTGTTCTGTATGTAATTTATATCATTGGTTTTATTGCTACGGCTGGCGATATCACGTATGAAATCTGGCGTGGTTTCTTCGCGATGGCTCTCACCAAAGTATTCACACTGCTAACGTTATTTTCCATTCTGGTTCATGCCTGGATAGGGATGTGGCAAGTGCTGACCGACTACATTAAACCGCTGGCCTTACGCCTGACTTTACAGTTGGCGATTGTCGTGGCGCTGTTGGTGTACGTCATTTATGGAACTATTGTGGTGTGGGGTGCGTGA
- the sdhA gene encoding succinate dehydrogenase flavoprotein subunit, whose amino-acid sequence MNLPVREFDAVVVGAGGAGMRAALQISQMGLSCALLSKVFPTRSHTVSAQGGITVALGNTHEDNWEWHMYDTVKGSDYIGDQDAIEYMCKTGPEAILELEHMGLPFSRLDDGSIYQRPFGGQSKNFGGEQAARTAAAADRTGHALLHTLYQQNLKNHTTIFSEWYALDLVKNQDGAVVGCTAICIETGEVVYFKAKATVLATGGAGRIYQSTTNAHINTGDGVGMALRAGVPLQDMEMWQFHPTGIAGAGVLVTEGCRGEGGYLLNKHGERFMERYAPNAKDLAGRDVVARSIMIEIREGRGCEGPWGPHAKLKLDHLGKDVLESRLPGILELSRTFAHVDPVKEPIPVIPTCHYMMGGIPTKVSGQALTVNEKGEDVVIPGLFAVGEIACVSVHGANRLGGNSLLDLVVFGRSAGIHLQESLEEQGASRDASDSDIEASLDRLNRWNNTRSGEDPVEIRKALQSCMQNNFSVFREGDAMAKGLEELKVIRERLKNARLDDTSSEFNTQRIECLELDNLMETAYATAVSANFRTESRGAHSRFDYPERDDENWLCHSLYLPQTDSMTRREVNMQPKLRPAFPPKVRTY is encoded by the coding sequence ATGAATTTGCCAGTCAGAGAATTTGATGCAGTGGTTGTTGGTGCGGGTGGCGCAGGTATGCGTGCCGCGCTGCAAATCTCCCAAATGGGCCTGTCCTGTGCCCTGTTATCGAAAGTGTTCCCAACCCGTTCCCATACAGTATCTGCGCAGGGCGGTATTACCGTTGCGCTGGGTAACACCCATGAAGATAACTGGGAATGGCACATGTATGACACCGTAAAAGGGTCAGACTACATTGGCGATCAGGACGCGATTGAATATATGTGTAAAACCGGCCCGGAAGCGATTCTGGAACTGGAACACATGGGTTTACCGTTCTCCCGTCTGGACGATGGCAGCATTTATCAGCGTCCGTTCGGCGGTCAGTCCAAGAATTTTGGCGGCGAGCAGGCCGCGCGTACCGCAGCCGCAGCTGACCGTACTGGCCATGCGCTGCTGCATACGCTGTATCAGCAGAACCTGAAAAACCATACGACCATTTTCTCCGAGTGGTACGCCCTCGATCTGGTGAAGAATCAGGATGGCGCGGTTGTCGGCTGTACGGCGATCTGTATCGAAACCGGTGAAGTTGTCTATTTCAAAGCCAAAGCGACCGTACTGGCGACGGGTGGTGCGGGCCGTATCTACCAGTCTACGACCAACGCCCACATTAATACAGGTGATGGCGTGGGCATGGCATTGCGTGCCGGCGTTCCGTTGCAGGATATGGAAATGTGGCAGTTCCACCCGACCGGTATTGCTGGCGCGGGTGTGCTGGTAACCGAAGGCTGCCGTGGTGAAGGCGGCTACCTGCTGAACAAGCACGGTGAACGTTTCATGGAACGCTATGCGCCGAACGCGAAGGATCTGGCGGGGCGTGACGTGGTTGCGCGTTCCATCATGATCGAAATTCGTGAAGGCCGCGGCTGTGAAGGTCCGTGGGGACCTCATGCCAAGCTGAAGCTGGATCATCTGGGTAAAGACGTTCTGGAATCCCGTCTGCCGGGTATTTTGGAACTGTCCCGTACGTTTGCTCACGTCGATCCGGTGAAAGAGCCGATTCCGGTTATCCCAACTTGCCACTACATGATGGGCGGTATTCCGACCAAAGTGAGCGGTCAGGCGTTGACGGTGAATGAGAAAGGCGAAGATGTGGTGATTCCAGGGCTGTTCGCCGTGGGTGAAATTGCCTGCGTATCGGTGCATGGTGCCAACCGTCTGGGCGGTAACTCGCTGCTCGACCTGGTGGTATTCGGTCGCTCGGCGGGTATTCACCTGCAAGAGTCTCTGGAAGAGCAGGGCGCCAGCCGTGATGCCAGCGATTCCGATATTGAAGCATCGCTCGATCGTCTGAACCGCTGGAACAATACCCGTTCAGGGGAAGATCCGGTTGAAATCCGTAAAGCGCTGCAATCCTGTATGCAGAATAACTTCTCGGTCTTCCGCGAAGGCGATGCGATGGCGAAAGGGTTGGAAGAGCTGAAAGTGATCCGCGAACGCCTGAAAAATGCGCGTCTGGATGACACGTCAAGCGAGTTCAACACCCAGCGTATCGAGTGTCTGGAGCTGGATAACCTGATGGAAACCGCCTATGCGACAGCGGTATCCGCCAACTTCCGTACCGAAAGCCGTGGCGCGCATAGTCGTTTCGACTACCCAGAGCGTGACGATGAGAATTGGCTGTGCCATTCGTTGTATCTGCCGCAAACCGACAGCATGACGCGCCGCGAGGTGAACATGCAGCCTAAACTGCGTCCGGCGTTCCCGCCGAAAGTACGTACTTATTAA
- a CDS encoding succinate dehydrogenase iron-sulfur subunit, translating to MKLEFSIYRYNPDVDDAPRMQDYQLEAEEGRDMMLLDALMLLKEQDPTLSFRRSCREGVCGSDGVNMNGKNGLACITPVSALRRGNSKIVIRPLPGLPVVRDLVVDMGQFYAQYEKIKPYLLNNGKNPPAREHLQSPEQRAKLDGLYECIMCACCSTSCPSFWWNPDKFVGPAGLLAAYRFLIDSRDTETKPRLDELDDAFSVFRCHGIMNCVNVCPKGLNPTKAIGHIKSMLLHRSA from the coding sequence ATGAAACTCGAATTTTCTATTTATCGTTACAACCCGGATGTTGATGATGCTCCGCGGATGCAGGATTACCAGTTGGAAGCGGAAGAAGGCCGCGACATGATGCTGCTGGATGCGCTGATGTTGCTGAAAGAGCAGGACCCGACGCTGTCATTCCGTCGTTCCTGCCGTGAAGGCGTCTGCGGTTCCGACGGCGTTAACATGAACGGCAAAAACGGGTTGGCCTGTATTACGCCAGTTTCTGCGTTACGTCGCGGAAACAGCAAAATTGTTATCCGTCCTTTACCTGGATTACCGGTTGTTCGTGATTTGGTAGTGGACATGGGACAGTTCTATGCCCAATATGAGAAAATAAAGCCTTACCTGTTGAATAATGGGAAAAATCCGCCGGCGCGTGAGCATCTGCAATCGCCTGAACAACGTGCCAAGCTGGATGGGTTGTATGAATGCATCATGTGCGCCTGCTGTTCAACGTCTTGCCCGTCGTTCTGGTGGAACCCGGACAAGTTTGTTGGGCCTGCGGGGCTGCTGGCGGCTTACCGTTTCCTGATCGACAGCCGCGATACGGAAACCAAGCCACGACTGGACGAGTTGGACGATGCGTTCAGCGTCTTCCGCTGCCACGGCATCATGAACTGCGTCAACGTGTGTCCGAAAGGGCTGAACCCGACCAAGGCTATCGGCCATATTAAATCGATGCTGTTGCACCGCAGCGCGTAA
- the sucA gene encoding 2-oxoglutarate dehydrogenase E1 component — MQNGAMKAWLDSSYLAGANQSYIEQLYEDFLTDPDSIEHSWRSIFQQLPTSGVKPDQLHSKTREYFRRLAKDSSRFTSSVTDPDIDAKQVKVLQLINAFRFRGHQRANLDPIFLRPQEPVAELDLDYHNLTQDDLQESFNVGSFAIGKDTMKLEDLYEALKRTYCGSIGAEYMHMTSTEEKRWIQQRIESVMGQPSFSLEEKRRFLKELTAAEGLERYLGAKYPGAKRFSLEGGDALVPMLKELIRHAGANDTREVVLGMAHRGRLNVLINVLGKKSQDLFDEFAGKHKEHLGTGDVKYHQGFSSEFETAGGLVHLALAFNPSHLEIVSPVVTGSVRARLDRLSSQSGPRVLPITIHGDAAVSGQGVVQELLNMSTVRGYEVGGTLRIVINNRIGFTTSNPLDIRSTEYCTDIGKMVQAPIFHVNADDPEAVAFVTRLALDFRNAFKRDVFIDLICYRRHGHNEADEPSATQPMMYQKIKKHPTPRKVYADRLEQEKSITLEDATEMVNLYRDALDAGECVVEEWREMDMQSFTWTPYLNHEWDEPYPHATEMKRLQELAKRISEVPEGIDVHPRVAKVYADRAEMAAGNKPFDWGGAETLAYATLVDEGIPIRLSGEDSGRGTFFHRHAVVHNQKNGSSYTPLNHVHNGQGAFNVWDSVLSEEAILAFEYGYATAEPRTLTIWEAQFGDFANGAQVVIDQFISSGEQKWGRMCGLVMLLPHGYEGQGPEHSSARLERYLQLCAEQNMQVCIPSTPAQVYHMLRRQALRGMRRPLVVMSPKSLLRHPLAISSLEELANGSFQPAIGEIEELDPAAVKRVVLCSGKVYYDLLEQRRKNEQKDVAIVRIEQLYPFPHQAVQAALESFAHVHDFVWCQEEPLNQGAWYCSQHHFREVIPFGASLRYAGRPASASPAVGYMSVHQKQQQDLVDDALNVD; from the coding sequence ATGCAGAACGGCGCAATGAAGGCCTGGCTGGATTCCTCCTATTTGGCGGGTGCGAATCAGTCCTACATAGAGCAACTCTATGAAGATTTTTTAACCGATCCTGACTCGATCGAACATAGCTGGCGCTCGATCTTCCAGCAATTGCCTACGAGTGGGGTCAAACCGGATCAACTCCATTCCAAAACGCGTGAATATTTCCGCCGTCTGGCGAAAGACTCTTCGCGCTTTACCTCATCAGTCACCGATCCCGATATTGATGCTAAGCAGGTCAAGGTATTGCAGCTGATCAATGCGTTCCGCTTCCGTGGACATCAGCGCGCTAACCTAGACCCGATTTTCCTGCGCCCTCAGGAGCCAGTTGCAGAACTGGATCTGGATTACCACAATCTGACGCAGGATGATCTACAGGAATCCTTCAACGTGGGCTCTTTTGCCATCGGCAAAGACACCATGAAGCTGGAAGATCTGTATGAAGCACTGAAGCGCACTTATTGCGGTTCTATCGGTGCGGAATATATGCACATGACCAGTACGGAAGAGAAACGTTGGATCCAGCAACGTATCGAATCGGTAATGGGGCAGCCGTCATTTTCTCTCGAAGAAAAGCGTCGTTTCCTGAAAGAATTAACCGCAGCCGAAGGGCTGGAACGTTATCTGGGTGCTAAGTATCCTGGTGCGAAGCGTTTCTCGCTGGAAGGCGGCGATGCGCTGGTTCCGATGCTGAAAGAGCTGATTCGCCATGCGGGCGCGAACGACACCCGTGAAGTGGTATTGGGGATGGCGCACCGTGGCCGCCTCAACGTGCTGATCAACGTATTGGGCAAAAAATCTCAGGATCTGTTCGACGAATTCGCCGGCAAGCATAAAGAACACCTGGGTACGGGTGACGTGAAATATCATCAGGGCTTCTCGTCGGAATTCGAGACTGCTGGCGGCCTGGTGCATTTGGCGCTGGCGTTCAACCCCTCGCATCTTGAAATCGTCAGCCCGGTTGTGACGGGATCGGTTCGTGCGCGTCTTGACCGCCTTAGCAGTCAGAGTGGTCCACGTGTTCTGCCAATCACCATTCACGGCGATGCGGCAGTCAGTGGTCAGGGTGTGGTTCAGGAACTGTTGAATATGTCGACGGTGCGTGGCTACGAAGTTGGCGGCACGCTGCGTATTGTTATCAACAACCGTATCGGCTTCACCACGTCTAACCCGCTGGATATCCGTTCCACTGAGTACTGTACCGATATCGGTAAAATGGTGCAGGCGCCTATTTTCCACGTTAACGCAGACGATCCAGAAGCGGTGGCGTTTGTTACGCGTCTGGCGCTGGATTTCCGCAACGCCTTTAAGCGCGATGTATTTATCGATCTGATTTGTTACCGCCGTCATGGTCATAACGAAGCTGATGAGCCAAGTGCAACGCAGCCGATGATGTACCAGAAGATCAAAAAACATCCTACGCCACGTAAGGTCTATGCCGACCGTCTGGAGCAGGAAAAATCCATCACGCTGGAAGATGCCACTGAAATGGTCAATCTGTACCGCGACGCGCTCGATGCGGGTGAGTGTGTGGTAGAAGAATGGCGTGAAATGGATATGCAGTCCTTTACCTGGACGCCTTATCTGAACCATGAGTGGGATGAGCCTTATCCGCACGCAACAGAAATGAAACGCTTGCAGGAATTGGCGAAGCGTATCAGTGAAGTGCCGGAAGGGATTGACGTTCATCCTCGCGTTGCCAAAGTTTATGCTGACCGTGCCGAAATGGCCGCTGGCAACAAGCCGTTTGACTGGGGCGGGGCGGAAACGCTGGCCTACGCGACGCTGGTTGACGAGGGCATTCCGATTCGCCTGTCCGGTGAGGATAGCGGCCGCGGTACGTTCTTCCACCGCCATGCTGTTGTGCATAACCAGAAAAACGGTTCCAGCTACACGCCGCTGAATCATGTGCATAACGGGCAGGGCGCGTTTAACGTCTGGGACTCCGTATTGTCCGAAGAGGCGATTCTGGCGTTCGAATACGGTTATGCGACCGCAGAACCGCGCACGCTGACCATCTGGGAAGCGCAGTTTGGTGACTTCGCCAACGGTGCGCAGGTGGTTATCGACCAGTTCATCAGCTCCGGCGAGCAGAAGTGGGGCCGGATGTGTGGTCTGGTTATGCTGCTGCCGCACGGTTACGAAGGACAGGGCCCAGAGCACTCGTCTGCGAGACTGGAACGTTATCTGCAATTGTGCGCTGAGCAAAATATGCAGGTTTGTATTCCGTCAACGCCTGCACAGGTGTATCACATGCTTCGCCGTCAGGCGCTGCGCGGAATGCGCCGTCCGCTGGTGGTCATGTCACCAAAATCCCTGTTGCGCCATCCGCTGGCGATCTCTTCGCTGGAAGAACTGGCGAACGGCTCCTTCCAGCCTGCGATTGGCGAAATAGAAGAATTAGATCCGGCAGCCGTGAAGCGTGTCGTGCTTTGTTCCGGTAAGGTCTACTATGATTTGCTGGAGCAGCGCCGCAAGAACGAGCAGAAAGATGTCGCGATCGTCCGTATCGAACAGCTTTACCCGTTCCCGCATCAGGCAGTACAAGCGGCACTGGAATCTTTTGCCCATGTTCACGATTTCGTGTGGTGTCAGGAAGAGCCACTGAATCAGGGAGCCTGGTATTGCAGTCAGCACCATTTCCGTGAAGTGATTCCGTTTGGGGCTTCTTTACGTTACGCAGGACGCCCGGCGTCTGCATCACCCGCCGTTGGCTATATGTCCGTACACCAGAAACAACAGCAAGATCTGGTCGATGACGCGCTGAACGTTGATTAA
- the odhB gene encoding 2-oxoglutarate dehydrogenase complex dihydrolipoyllysine-residue succinyltransferase: MSSVDILVPDLPESVADATVATWHKKPGDSVQRDEVLVEIETDKVVLEVPASEAGILDAVLEEEGATVTSRQLLGRIRRGDSSGKETSEKSQSKESTPAQRHTAGLEEENSDALSPAIRRLIAEHDLDASAIKGSGVGGRITREDVDKHLAAQKKEPGKAAKSEASAAPAPALGARSEKRVPMTRLRKRVAERLLEAKNSTAMLTTFNEINMQPIMDLRKQYGEAFEKRHGVRLGFMSFYIKAVVEALKRYPEVNASIDGEDVVYHNYFDVSIAVSTPRGLVTPVLRDVDALGMADIEKRIKDLAVKGRDGKLTVEELLGGNFTITNGGVFGSLMSTPIINPPQSAILGMHAIKDRPMAVDGQVVILPMMYLALSYDHRLVDGRESVGFLVTVKEMLEDPARLLLDV; this comes from the coding sequence ATGAGTAGCGTAGATATTCTTGTACCCGACCTGCCTGAATCCGTCGCTGACGCCACTGTTGCTACCTGGCATAAAAAACCAGGCGATAGCGTTCAGCGCGATGAAGTACTGGTTGAAATTGAAACTGACAAAGTTGTACTGGAAGTGCCTGCTTCTGAAGCTGGCATTCTGGATGCTGTGCTGGAAGAGGAAGGCGCTACGGTAACGTCTCGCCAACTGCTGGGTCGTATCCGTCGTGGCGACAGCTCAGGCAAAGAAACCAGCGAGAAATCACAGAGCAAAGAATCAACACCGGCACAGCGCCATACGGCTGGGCTGGAAGAAGAGAATAGCGACGCACTCAGCCCTGCGATCCGCCGTCTGATTGCAGAGCACGATCTTGATGCCTCTGCTATCAAAGGCAGCGGCGTAGGTGGTCGAATTACTCGTGAAGACGTAGATAAGCATTTGGCTGCCCAGAAGAAAGAACCTGGCAAAGCGGCTAAGTCTGAGGCTTCGGCTGCTCCGGCGCCTGCTTTGGGTGCGCGCAGTGAAAAACGCGTACCGATGACGCGCCTGCGTAAACGTGTTGCAGAGCGTCTGCTGGAAGCGAAAAACAGCACGGCTATGCTGACGACGTTCAACGAAATCAACATGCAGCCCATCATGGATCTGCGCAAGCAGTACGGCGAAGCGTTTGAGAAGCGTCACGGTGTGCGTTTGGGCTTTATGTCCTTCTACATCAAAGCCGTGGTCGAAGCGCTGAAGCGTTATCCTGAAGTGAATGCTTCTATTGATGGCGAAGATGTGGTTTACCACAACTATTTCGATGTCAGCATTGCGGTTTCGACTCCGCGTGGTCTGGTTACGCCAGTGCTGCGTGATGTGGATGCGCTGGGCATGGCCGACATCGAGAAGCGTATCAAAGATCTGGCAGTGAAAGGCCGTGACGGCAAGCTGACGGTTGAAGAGTTACTGGGCGGTAACTTCACGATTACCAACGGCGGCGTCTTTGGTTCTCTGATGTCTACCCCGATCATCAACCCACCGCAGAGTGCGATTCTGGGTATGCACGCCATTAAAGATCGCCCAATGGCGGTGGATGGTCAGGTCGTTATTCTGCCGATGATGTATCTGGCGCTGTCTTACGATCACCGTTTAGTCGACGGCCGTGAATCCGTTGGCTTCCTGGTGACGGTGAAAGAGATGCTGGAAGATCCGGCGCGTCTGCTGTTAGACGTGTAG